cactttcacaatctttccacattttaaaagtgaaagtgaaagtggagatttatggtttaaaaaaaaaggacttaaatatttatctgtttctcacccgcacttatcatatcgcttctgaagatacagattaaaccactggagtcatatggattacatttatgtggcctttttagagcttcaaaggtctggtcaccatttacttgcattgtgtggacctacagagctgacatattcttctaaacatctttgtttgtgttatgcagaagaaagtaagtcttacacatgtgggatggaatgagggtgagtaaatgataagagaattttcatttttgggtgatctatccctttaagccacaaatgctgccttTTATAATAGAAGTATATGGCGTGAATGGACAGAAATGTCAAATTTGAAGTCTTAAGAATATCTGTTTTTATACCCTTTCAGCAATGCTTAAACTTACTTAGGAACTGATAAACTTTatcttaatattttaatttaaaaaaggaaaatgaaTGAATTCAAATTAAGAATTCTTATTTTACACACATTTGCATTTACTTTACATATTTCATGATCGTACTTGTCTTATCTGAAGCACGTGGGCTTCATTAGGGATAGATGTGGGCCACTCACCTCAGGACAGACATTCCAGCCCCTCATCAGCAGTGCTGAGATGGGTTTAGGGATAGAGTATCCAATTGGAGGACGGACATGATGATAGGCCATATCTGCAGCGGCTGCAGCTATAAGGAGTGAACACAGAATGGGCACggccttttaatttaaaaattaacaatacCCAACTCTATAAGTCAACTGGCTATACCATGAAAATTAAGATAAAAACTCACTGGAAGACTGAACTTCAACCTTATGACCCAATAATAAGTGCAAAGAACATCATTTGAGACagtatttatgtttattatagaAGTAAATAGAGGGGTGCAGTGCCTGGTTTGAGATGGGCGAATGGAATCTCTCCCGTGAGCAGCTCCCACAGGCAGAGGGCATAGCTGAACATGTCTGCTTTCACTGTGTAGCgtgtacactgaataaaaaccTCTGGGGCCATCCAGCGCAGGTTCTACAGAGCATCAGGAGAGCTCATTGATGAACACAAACACTATGTGACTTACAATTGCTAAAACCAAAGTACATCAACACACAGGACATTCTGACGTACTTAAATTGACATATGAGAGTGCCAAAACCACAATGTAAGCAGAACAGAAAATTGCTCACATGTGCTGAATTAGTTGGATGTGGTTATTTATACATTACCTTTTCAAGGTGTTAATTAATAAACAAAATGAACTAAGCACACAGAATGACTGGAGAGGACGTATGTACCCCAGGTTGTTTGGTCATATTGTCTTCATCCATTGATAATAGGAAGCGAGACTCTGCAGAACAGTACAAAAACATTATCATTACATATACAATGGGGCCaacaagtctgagaccactagtgaaaatccttctattctattttttatttttatttatttttatttttttttgtgatgtaatATATCTTTCCATGACAAATGATATTTTCAGCATAATAATTACATTGAAAGGTTGAACTGAAAAATTGACTTGCATTTGAGAATTTTCTAGTATTTGGTACAATATATCatctcccttttgctttaatgacagcatgcactcaacctgacatggactccacaagtttgtgcaaaatttTAAGATCTGTGTTATCCCAGAATGATTTAAGAATGTTGATTTAAGAATCTTGTGTGTTTCAATGAAAGCAAGAAAACCTGacctttttaaaaacaattaacgAACATAGTTAAAATCACAAATTTCTTgacataacatttctttgttttcaatttttcaaaatcctaaaactttcggATTATTTCCAGGTTAAATTAGATTTTCGATTAAAGATTTGCAAAGTAGTCTCTATGTGGTATATTTACAATTATAGTGAGGTAAGACCTGGAAAGTGTCATATCGTCTTAAGTTGTGTTGTGTGGCTTTCCTTACCTCCAAAATCAGCCACCACAGCGTGCCCATCCTCATAGAGCAGAATATTATGACTGAAAAGACATCACTaggtgaatggaggtttacaaCCCAGATCTCACAATACCATGTTTCACCATTGCTGCCAGTGCTATTATGTGGAACTCAAAATATCCTGGTTTTAACAATATAGTAGGAGAGTGATGGACTGAGGAACATCAAGATTATTGAATGTGCATGTGATGATGATggtaatgataatgatgatggtgACTAACCTGTTGAGGTCTCTGTGAATTATTGGTTGGGTCAGATTGTGAAGATACTCCATTCCTTTGGCCACATCAATGGCAATGATGAGCTTGGACTGCAGATCAATGATCCTGGATGTTAAGGCATCATTAAATGAACACCTACTCCCCCACTGATCAAAGCACCTATCATTCCAACTCAAACAGATCAATGAGACGATCACCTTAAActacatatggagcactgagAAGAAATCAGAGGCTTAGTGGAACTGATGCAGGTCTCAGTCTATAAACAGACCCTGATGTTGCtttaattaaattcaattaaaaatgtttgtataacacttttcacaatacaaagtgttccaaagcaactttacagaaaatagaaaataaataaataaataaataaatagaacagaaaagaagaTGTGAGTTAGCCAAAGGCAACAGCTGAAGGAAATACTACTTAAAATCTTATATAGAGGAGGAAACATTTGCAACCTCTGGCTAGCACattattaaagggatggttcacccaaaaatgaaaattctctcatcatttactcaccttcatgccatcccagaagtgtatgactttctctcttctgctgaacacaaacgaagaatatctcagctctgtaggtccatacaatgcaagtcagtgtttaaatgaatgtcttctaaagtgatatgatcgctgtgattaatatattttaatctgttctcacccaaaaccaactggatcacttcagaaaacatacattaaaccactggagtcttatggattacctttatgctgcctttatatgccttttggagcttcaaagttttggtcaccattcacttgcattgtatggacctaaaaatctatgtttgtgttcagcagaagaaagaaagtcatacaaatctgggatgacataagggtaatgatgagagaattctcatttttgggtgaacaatccctttaataataaactgaattaaattgaattaatcAGAATGAACAAAAGAAGAGGTTCTAGAGAATTTGGGAAGGATATTTGAAACCTGTACAATGTTTCCCAGCCTCATTCTTAGCAGTGAAGCATTCTCACCTCTTCAGCTCATGCAGCAGTGAGAACAGGGATCCTCCGGACACATACTGGGTTACTATGGCAAACTGACTGGGGTCATCCAGACATGCCCCCACAAACTGGATCACACAGGGGTGGTTGAGACGACCCAGGATGGACACCTCCCGACAGAACATATCAGTGTCTGACTTTGAACAGTAAGTGTTTGCACGGTACCTGTGGAAAAATGCAAAGATGATACAGTCTTTGCCACCATAAAGTGGACGAggacaaacaaatgtttaaaaatgctctTACCGTTTAATTGCGACTATCTTATTGCGGCATCTTCCTCTGTAGACTTTTCCGAAGGAGCCTGTGGTTGCAGAGGTGCAGTGTTTCAACTAATTAGGGCTTAATGGGGCCCCAAAAAGTCTTTGGATACTTActgtaagccacacttaaaatgtatctcGTTGAATTACctatcaaaatatcaaaccaactggtatttatttttaagaaagatagcacacttttcaagaaaagcatttttacaaaaataaattggtTGGGTTTTGAATGatgaaataatgtaaatattgaaattgtttaCAATTAAGAAAAAAACGCATTTGGCTGTCAAACTTAGTTGAACATGTCCAAAGTTAATGTCATAATCCATCTCTGTGGCTACTTTGCTAGGACACCATGTGAACTGTAGGGGAACTGATTTCATATATCCaacaaaaatcaccttgacaccagttggttaaaagtcattacAAATATTTCTCAGAATAGTGATTTTAGATAAGAAAAAGGTCTAAaaccatttgtttgcagatgccacttgatttgatattttgttatgtaatgcaattaaATGTGTCTTCACTGTCAAAATACTAAGGGTCACTGTATGTAGCCCCATTATTAAACTGATGTACCTGATCCAATAATCTCGTTAAACTCTAGCTCGGAGAGTTGAAGGTGGAAGTTTGATGGAAGACTTGCTCGCAGCAGAAGCACATCTGCCTTCTCTAAAGGTGAAAAGAGGATCAAGaggggtttgtttgttttatacctTCACATCAAACATCTTATAAAACTCTAATCATGATTCATTTAGCTTATGTTGTTCACATCTGCCCATCAGTCATGAAATATGGGCAGATACAAACTAAAGACTTAAACTGAAACAATTACACTGTGGGAGGATGTTTGGAGTATCTCAGAGGATATTGCTGACTGTGGGTAGCAGCATTTCAGGACATAAAAAGAGTATCATAGCAACAGTGATTCAGTGAGTCAActgtttgtgagtgtatgtgtgtgtgcattacctTTAGTCATGCTTTTGATCTTTCCTAGGGGAGAGGGTACGGAAACATAGGACCCGTCTGTAACAGATCACAATTCACAACTAACAAAATGAACTTTTTATTTCATACTTTTCTTATAATTAACAATGGCAACAGAATTTTCCATACAGCCAGTTTACATTACAAATCTGCCAGAGTGAATATAGAGAATGTCTCATACCCCCTCCTGGTTGAGAGTATTCATTGCAGGGTGAGTCATCCTGGGGTCGTTTGTAGTGTTTTAGCAGAGTAACAATGGCATCGTGGCctgaaaaaagcacacaaaaataaattataataaacctGATTTGTACAGCTTTATTTAAGTCActttatgatagatagatagatagatagttaaaAAAGAAAGctagattgatagatagaaagaaagagtgacagatagatagatagatagatagatagatagacagacagacagatgctagacagacagacagacagacagtcatttGGGGTCGCTTGAAGTGTTTTAGCAGAGTAACAATGGCATCGTGGCCtggaaaaagcacacaaaaataaatgataaaaaggcTGATTTGTACAGCTTTATTTTAGTCActttatgatagatagatagacagatagatagatagatagatagatagatagatagttaaaataagaaagataggggcctgggtagctcagtggtaaaagacactgactaccacacctggagtcacgagttcaaacccaaggcatgctgagtgactccagccaggtctcctaagcaaccaaactggcccggttgctagggagggtagagtcacataaccTCCTCGTTGTCCCTATaatgtggggtgcgtggtgagttgagtgtggatgccgcggtggatggcgtgaagcctccacatgcgctatgtctccgtggcaacgtgctcaacaagccacgtgataagatgcgcgggttgatggtctcagacgcggaggcagctgggattcgtcatctgccacccggattgaggcgaatcattacacgaccacgaggacttaaaagtgaaCTGGGTGAAAAATTCCAAATTGGGTTAAAAGGGggaaaaagatagatagatagatagcacaaAGGTATATAAAACAAAGCTAAATGTGCTGCAAAACTAACCTTTCTCATAGGCCCACATTAAGCAAGTCTGTTCCTCTTTTTCTCCACTGGAACGGCTTGGGTCACAAGTTACCAGGTTCATATCTGCCCCGTTGTCCAAAAGGAACTGGACCAGTCGGATGTGTCCATGGAAACATGCACTATGTAGACCTGTCATTTCAAAGGTGATAAGGTCAACGAGGCTAtcaaaataattaacaataaacCTGTGTTAAACAGAACATTTTTAGTGTGACTCATACAGAAATGTACAGATTATTGCTGTCATCCTACCTGTGTGTCCATCTCGTCCCTGATGGTTAATGCTTAAGGCATTCTGACTGAGCAGATACTTGACCATTTCCAGGTTCTTGCCATAGGTGCAGGCACTAAAGAGGACAATTGGACCTCAGTCAGTGTACCTTTAGTGTGTACTGTGTACCACACTAGTGTAATCTGTGATGGGCTATATGTAATAGAGCTAATATttctaatatataaataaatcacattgacTTGAATTATTCATGCTACAGCAATATTACCTTCTGTATATATACCCATATAATGCATAGGTTAACAATGATGGTTAATTCTTTTGTAAAAGAAACTAAGCAAATTGAGGTAGTCTGTTGAACTGATGTAGGGACGTTACctgtgaaaagctgtctcactgAAGATGTTCTCCTTAGACAGACTCTCCGTGCCAGATAACTGAATGATCTCTTTGACCACTTCAAACTTTCCATTGTAGCAGGCTCTGACAAGAAATATGAGACTCAAATCAGAATCACTATAACAGTTCTTTGTATTACAGATTTCTTTCATTCCACATAAGTAATTTGCCACCATTTGCTAATTAACTACCAACTTGTGTTGTGTGAGGATCTCGCTCAGGTGAACTCACAGGTGGAGAGGTGTATCCCCATAAATGTTGACGGAGTGCGGTTGTAAATCAAAGCTGCCCTGCAGCAGAAAACGGACGACCTCATGGTGTCCAAATCGAGCGCAGAAATGAAGAGGAACGTGGTCCTCATTGTCCTGAGCATTGACTACGTATATGAAGGGATAGATAAAAGTCTATATGTAATTCTTTAATCAATGTTAGATTATTTAAATTTCTATATTGATACAGTAGAAAACTGCTTATTAATACAGTAGGTTGTTGATGCATAATGTGTTCATGGTCTTTTATCAATATCAAGATTctggattacattttttatgtcaaaaagtcacgatttctataaaacattttttgccttcactagttcatttcaaATGGTCCTGCAATGTGACAAATAAACTATTAAGAGTACACATTTTCCATGAAGTCTCAGTTAATatgaggtaaaaataaataaataaataaataaaatactgcatGCAGAATAATTATTAAAGCAGTTTTAGATAGTATAGCATTGTATAGCtattcacactgcaggacatgccAACTACCCCTGTCAATCACCCAAATGCCcccacatttatattttttatagtgACTATATTGTGAAATATGTTATAGTTATGAAATATGTAATAGATTGGCCCAGGGCCCAGGGCTCTTCAAGCTCACACCTTCAGTTTTGCTTCCGTCGTCCATCAGCTGTTTGACGATGCCCAGAAAGCCTTTAGCTGCGGCCAGGTGTAGTGGCCTGTCTCCCACCTCTCCACTTACATTCACATCAGCCCCAAACTTCATCAGCAGCTTGCACACCTGTCCCACAGGTAAAGCAAGAAAATGTTACGATCAGTGTTATGCACCTGTCAGACAATTATGGCACAAAACAAGCATATCTGACCTGCTCATGGCCAAAGTATGCTGAAATATGTAGAGGGGTGAAGAACACTGCATCTTGGACGTTGACATAGGCCCCGTGTTGCAATAGAATATCAACAGCCTTTGGAAAATAGAGTGAACAATTTAGTGACAAAAGCTCCCAAAAGTACTTGAAATACCTAAGGAAGATCATTTGAAGCAGTTAGACTTTGGAGTTAAAGTGTACTAAAAGGCAGTGCCATACAATTAccagtatttaaagggatagttcacctttctttagtTAACCAAAAAGGAAATGTTAGCCAGAagagtccctaacattctgcctaacatctcctattgtgttccatggaagaaataaaatttattatgattttcatttttggttgaactttccctttaatttagGTTAACTGTATTGTGTTAAAAACATATGCAGTACCCACCTCGAGATGGCCAGCCACTGTAGCTATATGCAGGGCAGTGAGGGCTCCATACCCCACCTGCTGGATGTCTGCTCCACCATGTAGCAGAGCAGTAACCAGTTCAGCGTTATCCTACATTACAGATGAACAAAAACACTCAGCAATCAATCATCTGCTGGTATGGTGTCTGCAATGTGATGCAATTATCTTAATACAATCAAAGCAAAATTCAAAAAACCAGCTGGAATCAGCAACAGACTGGAATAGTCGTAAAGATCTTGGTATACATTTCTGCAGCAGAAACGCATGTGTGGTGTGCTATACAGTCAAATAATAAAGGGGtagctcaccccaaaatgacaattctgtcatcattcactcactcaccctcatgtcattccaaacccatttgactttctttcttccgtggaacacaataggagatgttagccaaaatgttagtctcaatcactatttactttcactgtaatgaataaagatgcaatgaaagtgaatggtgactgaggcttagatgaacaacatgagggggagaaAATTATGACCTTTATTTCTTTAAGCACTGATTTTTGGCTctttgaaattttgaaattttgaacagaatttttttttgttttttttgtttttgtggtgaagtaaatattgcagaaaagattaagtactttcttcattgaataagttagtttaagcgtgaacttgaaaaaatCAAGTAAATTTTACAGCTGTACTTAAttcaaacatgcaaaaataaatgctctagcttataagtaaatattatttatgattgttttgttatctttacaatgcgtcatcatgtatcaattcTAAAGTAGAaatccttgtcatatttattcgctaatttgagtaaaattcacaagaaaataacatttttcatAGTTGGTGAtctcagcatgcactgggcttgaataattaattagtTTCACTGTTTGTAAGTTGatttacacagtttttattgttgattttgttgttacgtttggtaacttcttgttttgtgaagtctgaagttaattttctacttAAAATTACctgttaatgataaaaaaaattaactgttgtTTGTTACcgtcattgtgttttgtgtaccAAGTGTTCAGATCTGCATGCGCAGTTTTGAA
This is a stretch of genomic DNA from Myxocyprinus asiaticus isolate MX2 ecotype Aquarium Trade chromosome 24, UBuf_Myxa_2, whole genome shotgun sequence. It encodes these proteins:
- the LOC127415343 gene encoding serine/threonine-protein kinase TNNI3K-like isoform X1, encoding MGNYKSRPTQTCTDEWKKKVSESYAVIIERVEEDLRIKEEEFKELKHVFSSDEAFNKVNLNYRTEGGLSLLHLCCICGGNKAHIRTLMLKGLRPSRLTRNGFTALHFAAYKDNAELVTALLHGGADIQQVGYGALTALHIATVAGHLEAVDILLQHGAYVNVQDAVFFTPLHISAYFGHEQVCKLLMKFGADVNVSGEVGDRPLHLAAAKGFLGIVKQLMDDGSKTEVNAQDNEDHVPLHFCARFGHHEVVRFLLQGSFDLQPHSVNIYGDTPLHLACYNGKFEVVKEIIQLSGTESLSKENIFSETAFHSACTYGKNLEMVKYLLSQNALSINHQGRDGHTGLHSACFHGHIRLVQFLLDNGADMNLVTCDPSRSSGEKEEQTCLMWAYEKGHDAIVTLLKHYKRPQDDSPCNEYSQPGGDGSYVSVPSPLGKIKSMTKEKADVLLLRASLPSNFHLQLSELEFNEIIGSGSFGKVYRGRCRNKIVAIKRYRANTYCSKSDTDMFCREVSILGRLNHPCVIQFVGACLDDPSQFAIVTQYVSGGSLFSLLHELKRIIDLQSKLIIAIDVAKGMEYLHNLTQPIIHRDLNSHNILLYEDGHAVVADFGESRFLLSMDEDNMTKQPGNLRWMAPEVFIQCTRYTVKADMFSYALCLWELLTGEIPFAHLKPAAAAADMAYHHVRPPIGYSIPKPISALLMRGWNVCPEERPEFSEVVAKLEECLCNVEIMSPASSNSSGSLSPSSSTDCLVARGSPGRSHVAALRSRFELEYALNARAYAFWSQNSGRRSSQGLSLDEMRRNMQFPPIDRNGYVSDPMSTMRFQSCSSNGSFEDSN
- the LOC127415343 gene encoding serine/threonine-protein kinase TNNI3K-like isoform X2, encoding MLKGLRPSRLTRNGFTALHFAAYKDNAELVTALLHGGADIQQVGYGALTALHIATVAGHLEAVDILLQHGAYVNVQDAVFFTPLHISAYFGHEQVCKLLMKFGADVNVSGEVGDRPLHLAAAKGFLGIVKQLMDDGSKTEVNAQDNEDHVPLHFCARFGHHEVVRFLLQGSFDLQPHSVNIYGDTPLHLACYNGKFEVVKEIIQLSGTESLSKENIFSETAFHSACTYGKNLEMVKYLLSQNALSINHQGRDGHTGLHSACFHGHIRLVQFLLDNGADMNLVTCDPSRSSGEKEEQTCLMWAYEKGHDAIVTLLKHYKRPQDDSPCNEYSQPGGDGSYVSVPSPLGKIKSMTKEKADVLLLRASLPSNFHLQLSELEFNEIIGSGSFGKVYRGRCRNKIVAIKRYRANTYCSKSDTDMFCREVSILGRLNHPCVIQFVGACLDDPSQFAIVTQYVSGGSLFSLLHELKRIIDLQSKLIIAIDVAKGMEYLHNLTQPIIHRDLNSHNILLYEDGHAVVADFGESRFLLSMDEDNMTKQPGNLRWMAPEVFIQCTRYTVKADMFSYALCLWELLTGEIPFAHLKPAAAAADMAYHHVRPPIGYSIPKPISALLMRGWNVCPEERPEFSEVVAKLEECLCNVEIMSPASSNSSGSLSPSSSTDCLVARGSPGRSHVAALRSRFELEYALNARAYAFWSQNSGRRSSQGLSLDEMRRNMQFPPIDRNGYVSDPMSTMRFQSCSSNGSFEDSN